One window from the genome of Amaranthus tricolor cultivar Red isolate AtriRed21 chromosome 9, ASM2621246v1, whole genome shotgun sequence encodes:
- the LOC130823884 gene encoding uncharacterized protein LOC130823884 encodes MYQSMERVMITKSMKTCFGIGGVIHGVIGMNCKREFNKGSISLRFGNNGKKQGSIRNRECFCVGSKSNDIDVGVNGMDKSEDHKTMATQELDYWLYNSLTEIVKNVDEAPLLVHIYTENGPKDSILFSKSSKTRMKIVMEKGTSTKNWKKMNQSWEKSIPNGLILVQELDFQQDVTTNQHEYQDKTCFLDSYTTNNNKKEQVEISSCSSSPTTTRFWGVLVQGKGVKFLSSYLLKTCQVKCCFGSTTHFCLAKVECFENTNLDFNFNNIWLHR; translated from the exons ATGTATCAATCAATGGAAAGGGTAATGATCACTAAGAGTATGAAGACATGTTTTGGAATTGGTGGGGTTATTCATGGAGTAATTGGTATGAATTGTAAAAGAGAGTTTAATAAAGGGAGTATAAGTTTGAGATTTGGCAATAATGGGAAGAAACAAGGGAGTATAAGAAATAGGGAATGTTTTTGTGTTGGGAGTAAAAGTAATGATATTGATGTAGGAGTTAATGGAATGGATAAGAGTGAGGATCACAAGACAATGGCTACTCAAGAACTCGATTATTGGTTGTATAATTCTCTTACAGAG ATTGTGAAGAATGTTGATGAAGCACCTTTACTAGTGCATATCTACACAGAAAATGGGCCCAAAGATTCAATCTTATtctcaaaatcatcaaaaactaGGATGAAAATAGTAATGGAGAAAGGGACATCAACAAAGAATTGGAAAAAGATGAACCAAAGTTGGGAGAAAAGTATCCCAAATGGTCTTATCTTGGTGCAAGAACTTGACTTTCAACAAGATGTTACCACAAACCAACATGAGTATCAAGACAAAACTTGCTTCTTGGACTCTTACAcaactaacaataataagaaagagCAAGTAGAGAtatcttcttgttcttcttctccTACAACAACTAGATTTTGGGGTGTACTTGTACAAGGCAAAGGGGTTAAGTTTCTATCTTCTTATCTTCTTAAGACTTGTCAAGTTAAATGTTGTTTTGGATCTACCACCCACTTTTGTTTAGCTAAGGTTGAGTGCTTTGAAAACACTAATcttgatttcaattttaataatatttggtTACATAGGTAA
- the LOC130823877 gene encoding protein HIGH CHLOROPHYLL FLUORESCENCE PHENOTYPE 173, chloroplastic, with translation MECSCSSLKLLSSSSIPVYNFQGKSSSVKKDLSRRTLCTVVPSLSLGKPSLLFGSGLDPIIYKKQSLYNSRRLPKGLTYAATRDRSWDLGRFVKTLYFFDAIPSPLKFIESFIGKLSSQPSPEPSMDMESSGIVLVCGATGGVGRRVVDVLRNKGFPVRVLARNEEKARRMLGPEIDLVIGDITKEGTLLPEYFKGVKKVINAASVIVGPKEGDTPDRAKYSQGIKFFEPEIKGDSPELVEYIGMRNLISAVKGSVGLKEGKLLFGSEGNSFKDLRWGALDDVVMGGVSESTFIIDPKGGENGGAVGIFRGNVSTANNGGFTSVRTRNFPVPEDLSAYDGLELRLKGDGRRYKLIVRTSSDWDTVGYTASFDTVGGQWQWQSIKLPFSSLRPIFRARTVSDAPPFAAHNIVSLQLMFSKFEYDGKLNPTFVEGPFELPLSTIRAYMKQPITPRFVHVSSAGVTRPDRPGLDLSKQPPAVRLNKELDFILTYKLKGEDLLRESGIPYTIVRPCALTEEPAGADLIFDQGDNITGKISREEVARICVAALESSYVCDKTFEVKSVIPFSEPFTIDPENPPPEKDYDVYFKTLKEGITGKELLEQSPVPAA, from the exons ATGGAATGTTCATGTTCTTCGCTGAAACTTctatcatcttcttcaattccTGTTTACAACTTCCAG GGTAAATCATCTTCTGTGAAGAAAGACTTGTCTAGACGGACATTGTGTACAGTAGTGCCATCTCTGTCTCTTGGTAAACCATCTCTTCTATTTGGGAGTGGACTAGATCCCATTATTTATAAGAAACAGTCATTATATAACTCTCGAAGACTACCTAAAGGTCTTACATACGCTGCAACTAGAGATCGTTCTTGGGACCTGGGTAGATTTGTGAAGACTTTGTACTTCTTTGATGCAATTCCTTCCCCCTTGAAG TTCATTGAATCTTTCATTGGCAAACTGTCTAGCCAACCATCACCCGAGCCATCAATGGACATGGAATCGTCTGGAATAGTTCTTGTATGCGGAGCAACTGGAGGTGTTGGTAGAAGAGTAGTAGATGTTTTGCGAAATAAAGGATTTCCAGTTCGAGTACTG GCTAGAAATGAAGAGAAAGCAAGGCGGATGCTAGGTCCTGAAATTGACTTG GTTATTGGGGATATCACCAAGGAAGGCACTCTACTTCCTGAATATTTCAAAGGAGTCAAGAAAGTTATTAATGCTGCCTCTGTTATTGTGGGCCCAAAGGAGGGGGATACACCTGACAGAGCAAAATACAGCCAA GGCATCAAGTTTTTTGAACCAGAG ATAAAAGGTGATTCACCTGAATTGGTGGAGTATATAGGCATGAGAAATCTGATTAGTGCTGTAAAAGGAAGTGTTGGACTTAAGGAAGGGAAGTTGCTATTTGGATCGGAAG GCAATTCATTTAAGGATCTTCGCTGGGGTGCTCTAGATGATGTTGTAATGGGGGGTGTTAGCGAAAGCACATTTATTATTGACCCTAAAGGCGGTGAGAATGGCGGAGCCGTTGGGATTTTCAGAG GAAATGTATCTACAGCCAATAATGGTGGTTTCACTAGCGTGAGAACTAGA AATTTTCCTGTGCCTGAGGATCTTTCTGCTTATGATGGTTTGGAGTTAAGATTGAAAGGTGATGGTCGCCGATATAAGCTTATTGTCCGCACTAGCAGTGATTGGGATACTGTAGGTTATACAGCAAGTTTTGATACAGTAGGGGGGCAATGGCAATGGCAATCA ATAAAATTGCCGTTCTCCTCGTTGAGACCTATATTTCGAGCCCGGACGGTCTCTGATGCTCCTCCCTTTGCAGCACACAACATTGTTTCTCTGCAG CTTATGTTCAGTAAGTTCGAATATGATGGTAAACTGAATCCTACTTTTGTCGAGGGCCCTTTCGAGCTTCCTCTGTCTACTATACGGGCATACATGAAACAACCAATCACCCCAAG ATTTGTCCATGTGAGCTCTGCAGGAGTTACCCGTCCAGACAGGCCTGGACTAGATCTGAGTAAGCAACCCCCTGCTGTTCGTTTGAACAAGGAGCTGGACTTTATTCTCACATACAAACTCAAG GGAGAGGACTTACTGCGGGAAAGTGGAATCCCTTACACAATTGTTAGGCCTTGCGCATTGACTGAAGAACCGGCTGGAGCAGATCTTATATTTGATCAAGGCGACAATATCACG GGAAAAATATCTAGGGAAGAGGTAGCTCGAATTTGTGTTGCTGCTTTAGAGAGCTCATATGTATGTGACAAGACATTTGAG GTCAAAAGTGTTATTCCTTTCAGCGAGCCATTCACAATCGACCCTGAAAACCCACCACCGGAAAAGGATTATGACGTCTACTTTAAGACTCTGAAGGAAGGAATTACCGGGAAAGAACTCCTGGAACAAAGTCCAGTTCCAGCAGCGTGA